Within Kutzneria chonburiensis, the genomic segment GAAACGGGTGAGTTGGGCCGAGCTGTTCTACGACCTCGTGTTTGTATTCGCCGTCATGCAGGTTGCGATTATTCTGGCCGATGACGTCTCGGTGGCCGGGATGCTCCGCGCATGGGTGTTGTTCACCCCGTTCTGGTGGGCCTGGGTCGGCACCGGAATTCTGTCCAACTTCACCGACCTCGACCGGGTCAAGGACCGGCTGAGGCTGTTCGGTATCGGATTGTTCACCTTTCTGATGACCGTGGCCGCGCCGTCCGCCTTCGGTGTTCACTCGGTGTTCTTCGCGGCGATGTTCGTGGTGCTGCGGCTGCTGCTGCTCTGGTGGTCGGTGGACCGGTTCGGCCGCATCGGGCTGACGCCGTTCAGCACGTCGGCGGTGGTCACCGGCCCGCTGCTGCTGGCGACGTCGTTGCTGGCCCCCGAAACCCGGCTGGTCGCGTGGACCCTGCTGATGGTCGCGGAGCTGTCGACGACGTGGGTGCTGCGCGATCGGCTCAAGGACCTGCGGGTCGACGCCGCACACCTGCCGGAGCGGTTCGGCCTGGTGGTCATGATCGCGCTCGGCGAGTCGCTGGTGTCCACCGGCGGCGCGGTGTCGCACGGGTTCGGCGGCATCGAGGCGCTGTCGCTGGCCGCCTGCTTCGCGCTGACGTGTGGCCTGTGGTGGCTCTACTTCCACCGCTCGTACGACGCGCTGGTGCAGCTGCTGCGCAGCGAGCGGAACCAGAGCAGGGTGATCCGCGATCTGCTCGCGTACGGCCACTACGGGCTGATCTGCGCCATCGTGGCCATCGCGGTCGGCATGAAGTTCGTCGTCAAGCATCCGGGCGACCGTCCACAGCAGACGGTGGACTGGCTGCTCTGCCTTGGCACCGCGTTGTTTCTGGTGGTGTTCATCTGGACGCGGTGGTGGGTCTTCCGCCTGCTGGCCGCGGTCCGCGTGCCGGCCGTCGGGCTGTGCGTCGCCGTCGGACTGGTCGGCCCGCTGATGCCCGCCGCCGCGCTGGCGGCGCTGCTGGCCGCGCTGCTGATCATCGTGGCGCTCGTGGAGACCGGGTACGTGCGGCGGGCCCGCGCCCGGCAGCAGACGTGATCGCGGCTCGTCCGGTCAGCGTGCGGTCAGCTTCTCCGACAGGACCCACAGCCGCTCGGCGTGGTCGGGATCCACCGCGTACGGCAGGTAGTGGCCGTTGGGCGGGTCGCCGTCCTTGGTCCACGGCTCGGCGATCGCGCAGTTGTCCAGGTACTTGCCGCCGACGCCGGCCAGCTCCGGCGCGACCGCCGCCCACACCGAGGTGGCCGCACCCTGCTCGGGTGTCTTCCAACCGGGTTTGTTCCGCACCAGCCCGTTCTCGTCGGCCCAGCCCATCTCCACCAGCCGCTCGTGCGGGAGGTGCCGCTGGAGGTCGGTCATGATCGCGCCCGGCATCACCGAGTTGGCGGTGATGCCGTCAGCCTCGTGGCGGTGGCTGAAGCCCACCGCGAACAACGCGACCGCGGTCTTGGACTGGCCGTACGCCTGCCACGGATCGTAGGCCCGCCGGCGATAGTTGGGATCGTCGAAGTAGATGTCGCCCCTGCGGTGCGCCCGCGAGGACAGTGCCACCACACGGGCGTCGCCGGCCGCCCGCAGCGCCGGCAGCAGGCCGGTGGTGAGGGCGAAGTGGCCGAGGTGGTTGGTGCCGAACTGCGTCTCGAACCCGTCGTCGGTGTAGGCCAACGGGCACGCCATCACACCGGCGTTGTTCACCAGGATGTGCAGCGGCCGCCCGGTGGCCAGGAAGTCCCGCACGAACACCGCCACCGAGGCCAGGGAACCCAGGTCCAGCGCCCCGAACTCGATCGCGCCGTTGCCGGTGGCCGCCCGCAGCTCCGCGGCCTTCGCCGCACCCTTGACCTCGTTACGGCCGGCCAACACCAGCTGCGCCCCGGCACTGGCCAGGGCACGGGTGGTCGCGGCGCCAAGGCCCGACGCGCCGCCGGTGACCACCGCGACCTTGTCCCGCAGATCGTGCCCGTCGATCACGTCCATCGCGGTCGAACCCTCGTCGAAGCTCATCGCTCCACCTTCGTGGTGATCGCCGTTTTGTTGCAGGCAGCGACGTTCCTGGTAGTCACACGGCTACCCACCGGCACCGTCGGACTGCCACACTCGAAGTATGGGGGCGTCGAACGAACTCGGGGAGTTCCTCCGGGCCCGCCGGGCCCGGCTGCTG encodes:
- a CDS encoding low temperature requirement protein A; the encoded protein is MTAVDAVKRVSWAELFYDLVFVFAVMQVAIILADDVSVAGMLRAWVLFTPFWWAWVGTGILSNFTDLDRVKDRLRLFGIGLFTFLMTVAAPSAFGVHSVFFAAMFVVLRLLLLWWSVDRFGRIGLTPFSTSAVVTGPLLLATSLLAPETRLVAWTLLMVAELSTTWVLRDRLKDLRVDAAHLPERFGLVVMIALGESLVSTGGAVSHGFGGIEALSLAACFALTCGLWWLYFHRSYDALVQLLRSERNQSRVIRDLLAYGHYGLICAIVAIAVGMKFVVKHPGDRPQQTVDWLLCLGTALFLVVFIWTRWWVFRLLAAVRVPAVGLCVAVGLVGPLMPAAALAALLAALLIIVALVETGYVRRARARQQT
- a CDS encoding SDR family NAD(P)-dependent oxidoreductase; translation: MSFDEGSTAMDVIDGHDLRDKVAVVTGGASGLGAATTRALASAGAQLVLAGRNEVKGAAKAAELRAATGNGAIEFGALDLGSLASVAVFVRDFLATGRPLHILVNNAGVMACPLAYTDDGFETQFGTNHLGHFALTTGLLPALRAAGDARVVALSSRAHRRGDIYFDDPNYRRRAYDPWQAYGQSKTAVALFAVGFSHRHEADGITANSVMPGAIMTDLQRHLPHERLVEMGWADENGLVRNKPGWKTPEQGAATSVWAAVAPELAGVGGKYLDNCAIAEPWTKDGDPPNGHYLPYAVDPDHAERLWVLSEKLTAR